From Lolium perenne isolate Kyuss_39 chromosome 5, Kyuss_2.0, whole genome shotgun sequence, a single genomic window includes:
- the LOC127301410 gene encoding trimethyltridecatetraene synthase, which produces MELPQWASFLAVVLATVIFLKAVLRRRSSLKYNLPPGPKAWPIIGNLNLIGALPHRSIHALSKQYGPLMQLQFGSFPCVVGSSVEMAKFFLKTHDVVFTDRPKFAAGKHTTYNYSDITWSPYGAYWRQARKMCLTELFSARRLQSYEYIRSEEVLALLRDLHRGATAAGAGRTLVIKDYLSTVSLNVITRMVMGKKYLEKEVRDESGSVITTPDEFKWMIDELFLLNGVLNIGDSIPCLDWMDLQGYIKRMKKLSKMFDRFLEHVVDEHSEQRRRDGESFLAKDMVDVLLQFASNPDLEVKLNREGVKAFTQDLIAGGTESSAVTVEWALSELLKKPEVFAKATEELDRVVGRGRWVTEKDMPSLPYMDAIVKETMRLHPVAPMLVPRLSREDTSIGGYDIPAGTRVLVSVWTIGRDPELWDAPEEFMPERFLGSRLDVKGQDYELLPFGSGRRMCPGYSLGLKVIQVSLANLLHGFEWKLPHGVELNMEEIFGLSTPRKFPLEAVVEPKLPAHLYE; this is translated from the exons ATGGAGCTTCCTCAGTGGGCGTCCTTCCTCGCCGTCGTGCTAGCCACGGTGATCTTTCTCAAGGCCGTCCTCCGCCGTCGCAGCAGCCTCAAGTACAACCTCCCGCCGGGTCCCAAGGCGTGGCCGATCATCGGCAACCTCAACCTCATCGGCGCGCTCCCGCACCGCTCCATCCACGCGCTCTCCAAGCAGTACGGCCCGCTCATGCAGCTCCAGTTCGGCTCCTTCCCTTGCGTCGTCGGCTCCTCCGTCGAGATGGCCAAGTTCTTCCTCAAGACCCACGACGTGGTATTCACCGACCGCCCCAAGTTCGCCGCCGGCAAGCACACCACCTACAACTACAGCGACATCACCTGGTCCCCCTACGGCGCCTACTGGCGCCAGGCCCGCAAGATGTGCCTCACCGAGCTCTTCAGCGCCAGGCGCCTCCAGTCCTACGAGTACATCCGCAGCGAGGAGGTGCTCGCCCTCCTCCGCGACCTGCATCGCGGCGCCACCGCTGCCGGCGCCGGCCGCACCCTGGTGATCAAGGACTACCTGTCGACCGTGAGCCTCAACGTGATCACGCGCATGGTCATGGGCAAGAAGTACCTCGAGAAGGAGGTGAGGGACGAGAGCGGCTCGGTGATCACCACGCCCGACGAGTTCAAGTGGATGATCGACGAGCTCTTCCTCCTCAACGGCGTGCTCAACATCGGCGACTCCATCCCGTGCCTCGACTGGATGGACTTGCAGGGTTACATTAAGAGGATGAAGAAGCTCAGCAAGATGTTCGACCGCTTCCTGGAGCATGTCGTGGACGAGCACAGCGAGCAGCGCCGCCGGGACGGTGAGAGCTTCTTGGCCAAGGACATGGTGGACGTGCTGCTGCAGTTCGCCAGCAACCCCGATCTTGAGGTCAAGCTCAACAGGGAGGGCGTCAAAGCTTTCACTCAG GATCTCATTGCTGGCGGCACAGAAAGCTCAGCGGTGACGGTGGAATGGGCTCTCTCGGAGCTCCTGAAGAAGCCCGAGGTGTTCGCCAAGGCGACCGAGGAGCTGGACCGCGTCGTCGGTCGAGGCCGTTGGGTCACCGAGAAGGACATGCCGAGCCTCCCCTACATGGACGCCATCGTGAAGGAGACGATGCGGCTACACCCGGTGGCACCGATGCTGGTGCCCCGCCTCTCCCGCGAGGACACCTCCATCGGTGGCTACGACATCCCTGCCGGCACGAGGGTGCTCGTCAGCGTGTGGACCATCGGGCGTGACCCAGAGCTGTGGGACGCGCCGGAGGAGTTCATGCCGGAGCGGTTCCTCGGCAGCAGGCTCGACGTCAAGGGGCAGGACTATGAGCTGCTGCCGTTCGGGTCGGGACGCAGGATGTGCCCCGGGTATAGTCTGGGACTTAAAGTGATTCAGGTGAGCTTGGCAAACCTGCTGCACGGTTTCGAGTGGAAGCTCCCACATGGCGTGGAGCTGAACATGGAGGAGATCTTCGGTCTGTCCACTCCGCGCAAGTTCCCGCTTGAGGCTGTTGTAGAGCCCAAGCTCCCAGCTCACCTCTACGAATGA